The following are encoded in a window of Longimicrobiaceae bacterium genomic DNA:
- a CDS encoding response regulator: MTNGTILLVEDHEDNRNIYRTILEHFGFNVLVASDGETGVRMAQQTKPDLILLDIDIPVVDGLEVARQLKSSESTARIPIVALTAYSQPEDRERAEEAGFDGYLAKPVSPRSVVAEVRRFLEASPDAVVMS; this comes from the coding sequence GTGACCAACGGAACCATCCTCCTGGTGGAGGATCATGAGGACAATCGCAATATTTACCGCACGATCCTGGAGCACTTCGGTTTCAATGTCCTTGTGGCAAGCGACGGCGAGACCGGGGTGCGCATGGCTCAGCAAACAAAGCCGGACCTGATTCTTCTCGACATCGACATCCCCGTGGTGGACGGTCTGGAGGTCGCCCGCCAGTTGAAGTCGTCGGAAAGCACGGCGCGTATCCCCATCGTCGCGCTGACTGCCTACTCCCAGCCGGAAGACCGGGAGCGAGCCGAAGAGGCAGGGTTCGATGGGTACCTGGCCAAGCCGGTGTCGCCCCGCAGCGTTGTCGCGGAGGTGCGGCGCTTTCTGGAGGCCTCCCCTGACGCGGTGGTGATGAGTTGA